In one Sesamum indicum cultivar Zhongzhi No. 13 linkage group LG12, S_indicum_v1.0, whole genome shotgun sequence genomic region, the following are encoded:
- the LOC105174748 gene encoding stem-specific protein TSJT1-like, which translates to MLAIFHKAFAHPPEELNSPASHKVAKKPKLPEETLDEFLSSHPTNTFSMSFGDTAVLAYVRPDRCSFLHHNQRLFCGYDDIYCLFMGSLNNLCAQIKQYGLSRNANEAMLVIEAYRTLRDRGPYPADQVIKELEGSFAFVVYDSKVGTVFTALGSDGGVKLYWGIAADGSVVISDDLEVIKAGCAKSFAPFPAGCIFHSEAGLMSFEHPMNKLRAMPRVDSEGVMCGANFKVDLYSRVNSIPRVGSEANWAPWNSNES; encoded by the exons ATGTTGGCTATATTCCACAAAGCGTTTGCTCATCCCCCGGAAGAGCTGAACAGCCCTGCTTCCCATAAGGTCGCCAAGAAGCCTAAGCTCCCGGAGGAAACTCTTGACGAGTTTCTCTCTTCACACCCCACTAACACTTTCTCTATGAGCTTTGGGGATACCGCAGTTCTTGCCTATGTCCGGCCTGATCGCTGTTCCTTTCTTCATCACAACCAGAG GTTATTCTGCGGGTACGATGACATATACTGTCTTTTCATGGGGAGTTTGAACAATCTGTGTGCACAAATCAAGCAGTATGGACTATCAAGAAATGCCAATGAGGCTATGCTTGTGATTGAGGCTTACAGGACACTCCGGGACCGTGGTCCCTATCCGGCAGACCAAGTCATTAAGGAACTCGAAGGGAGCTTCGCCTTCGTAGTCTACGACAGCAAAGTCGGAACCGTTTTCACCGCACTG GGCTCTGATGGTGGAGTCAAGTTGTACTGGGGCATTGCTGCCGATGGCTCCGTGGTGATTTCTGATGATTTAGAAGTGATCAAAGCAGGCTGCGCCAAGTCATTTGCGCCGTTTCCAGCAGGTTGCATATTCCATAGCGAGGCGGGGCTTATGAGCTTTGAGCATCCTATGAATAAGCTGAGGGCGATGCCGAGGGTGGATAGTGAAGGGGTGATGTGTGGGGCTAACTTCAAGGTTGATCTATATTCCAGAGTTAACAGCATTCCCCGTGTCGGGAGTGAGGCCAATTGGGCTCCCTGGAATTCGAATGAGTCGTAA
- the LOC105174749 gene encoding protochlorophyllide reductase-like gives MALQAAALLPSAFSIHKEGKSGASLKDTTLFGFSLSDHVKADLLSSALKSKKEFSSRKLSSVRVQAVATAPTFTPSTVQGKKTLRKGSVVITGASSGLGLATAKTLAESGKWHIIMACRDFLKAEKAAKSVGMAKENYTIMHLDLASLDSVRQFVDNFKRSGRPLDVLVCNAAVYQPTAREPSFTAEGFELSVGTNHLGHFLLSRLLLDEMKQSDYPSKRLIIVGSITGNTNTLAGNVPPKANLGDLRGLQGGLNGLNSSPMIDGAEFDGAKAYKDSKVCNMLTMQEFHRRYHEDTSITFASLYPGCIATTGLFREHIPLFRLLFPSFQKFITKGFVSEEEAGKRLAQVVSDPSLTKSGVYWSWNKASASFENQLSEEASDADKARKVWEISEKLVGLSG, from the exons ATGGCTCTACAGGCTGCTGCTCTGCTTCCCTCAGCATTCTCCATTCACAAAGAG GGAAAATCTGGCGCATCTTTGAAGGACACCACCCTCTTTGGGTTTTCACTCTCAGACCATGTCAAAGCTGACTTGCTCTCTTCTGCCCTGAAATCTAAG AAAGAATTCAGTTCAAGAAAGTTGTCTTCTGTAAGAGTTCAGGCAGTGGCTACTGCTCCAACTTTCACGCCCTCGACAGTGCAAGGGAAGAAAACTTTGAGGAAGGGTTCTGTAGTTATCACCGGAGCCTCCTCCGGGCTGGGCCTGGCCACGGCTAAAACTTTGGCTGAAAGTGGCAAATGGCACATAATCATGGCGTGCAGGGACTTTCTCAAGGCTGAAAAGGCCGCTAAATCTGTTGGCATGGCCAAGGAAAATTACACCATCATGCATTTAGACCTTGCTTCTCTTGATAGCGTCAGGCAATTCGTGGACAATTTCAAACGGTCCGGCCGGCCTCTCGACGTCCTGGTTTGCAATGCAGCTGTCTACCAGCCGACTGCCCGGGAGCCTTCGTTCACAGCTGAAGGGTTTGAGCTTAGCGTTGGGACCAACCATCTCGGTCATTTCCTTCTATCAAGATTGTTGCTTGATGAAATGAAGCAATCTGATTACCCCTCAAAGAGACTCATAATTGTCGGCTCAATCACAG GGAATACAAATACATTGGCTGGAAATGTACCTCCAAAGGCAAACCTTGGGGATCTGAGAGGGCTCCAGGGAGGGCTAAATGGGCTGAACAGCTCTCCCATGATAGACGGTGCAGAATTTGACGGCGCCAAGGCATATAAGGATAGCAAGGTGTGCAACATGCTGACAATGCAAGAATTTCACCGGCGTTACCACGAAGATACCAGCATCACATTTGCTTCCTTGTACCCGGGCTGCATTGCCACGACTGGGCTGTTCAGGGAGCACATACCCCTTTTCAGGCTCCTTTTCCCTTCGTTCCAGAAGTTCATCACAAAGGGCTTTGTATCGGAGGAAGAAGCCGGAAAAAGACTGGCACAG GTTGTGAGTGATCCAAGCCTGACGAAGTCGGGGGTGTACTGGAGCTGGAATAAGGCCTCGGCTTCATTTGAGAATCAACTGTCTGAGGAAGCGAGTGATGCTGATAAAGCCCGTAAAGTGTGGGAAATCAGTGAGAAACTTGTTGGTTTGTCCGGGTGA
- the LOC105174750 gene encoding uncharacterized protein LOC105174750 produces MASKLLMITVFIFDLIAFGLAVAAEQRRSTGVSKADMDSNYNYCVYDSDIATGYGVGAFLFLLASQLLIMLASRCFCCGTPLKPGGSRACAVLLFIFCWVTFFIAEVCLLAGSVRNAYHTKYRTRFFENPPSCETVRKGVFAAGAAFVLFTGIISEFYYVSYSNARGSFSPYGGGDAAVGMAAYN; encoded by the exons ATGGCTTCGAAACTTTTAATGATCACTGTCTTCATTTTCGATCTCATTGCTTTCGGTTTGGCTGTTGCTGCTGAGCAGAGAAGAAGTACT GGGGTATCAAAAGCAGATATGGACAGTAACTACAACTACTGTGTTTATGACTCTGATATTGCCACTGGCTACGGCGTCGGTGCATTTTTGTTCCTCCTGGCCAGCCAACTACTGATAATGCTTGCAAGCAGGTGTTTCTGCTGTGGAACTCCGCTCAAACCCGGAGGCTCCAGAGCTTGTGCTGTTCTCCTTTTCATCTTCTGCTG GGTGACATTTTTCATTGCGGAGGTTTGTTTGCTGGCTGGATCAGTGAGGAATGCTTATCACACCAAGTACAGGACGAGGTTTTTCGAGAATCCACCGTCTTGTGAGACAGTGAGAAAGGGAGTGTTTGCAGCAGGAGCCGCTTTCGTTCTCTTCACGGGCATAATCTCCGAGTTCTATTACGTTAGTTATTCCAATGCCAGGGGAAGTTTCAGCCCTTACGGAGGAGGAGATGCAGCAGTTGGCATGGCTGCATACAATTGA
- the LOC105175123 gene encoding uncharacterized protein LOC105175123 — protein sequence MGLNNMFGPILGLIGGSSKRWRKASTCERLIKKLKIRLANQKSRKIVIIRQSRADIAQLLQISRQQYHAALARVEQLYKDECKLSAYEQLDGFCDCVHENLCYISRHSSKLSVEVLEALSSLIFGASRCGELPELHSLRNLFRQHFGQKFERMNVEMLPGNAVNSRLAHSLNTAFVTQDVKLQLLQEIRSEFTIHSVSLHQEQTNFIPEIKKV from the exons ATGGGTTTGAATAATATGTTTGGTCCAATTCTTGGATTGATCGGAGGCTCATCAAAACGATGGAGAAAAGCTTCTACATG CGAAAGATTAATCAAGAAACTCAAGATTCGTCTGGCAAATCAAAAGAGCAGAAAAATTGTCATCATAAGGCAATCGCGTGCTGATATTGCTCAACTCCTCCAGATCAGCCGCCAGCAATATCATGCTGCTTTAGCAAGG GTTGAGCAATTGTACAAAGATGAGTGCAAGTTATCTGCATATGAGCAGCTGGACGGCTTCTGTGACTGCGTTCACGAAAACCTTTGTTACATTAGCCGGCACAGCAG CAAGCTGTCGGTTGAGGTCCTTGAAGCGCTGTCGAGTTTGATATTTGGTGCCTCAAGATGTGGAGAACTGCCTGAGCTGCATTCCTTAAGAAACTTGTTCAGACAGCATTTTGGTCAGAAGTTTGAGAGAATGAACGTCGAAATGCTACCTGGAAATGCTGTGAACTCTCGATTAGCTCACAGTCTCAACACAGCGTTTGTAACACAAGATGTTAAACTGCAATTACTTCAAGAAATACGCAGCGAATTCACAATTCATTCAGTTTCCCTGCACCAGGAACAAACTAATTTCATCCCAGAAATCAAGAAGGTGTGA